A genomic segment from Phycisphaerales bacterium AB-hyl4 encodes:
- a CDS encoding sugar kinase, which translates to MALNIRNASDCELDLVSLGECMVRLSPPGAGRIEFANLMEVWVGGGEYNVAYALSRLGLRTGWVGGLVDNPVGKIILNHANSQNLDTQHVVTLPYDGVGRDARIGLNFTEVGVGPRSAVTLYDRGHSATSKMKPGDVDWKKLFKDRGVRWLHSGGIFTCLSDSTRQVAAEALKAAHDAGTIVSYDLNFRGKLWSSEEAIKTTKPLVQYIDCLIGNEEDFQKVLGYEIEGTDENLKELPIESYKKMVRQVAKDYPNLKVIGTTLREVVSASENNWSAILYWAEDDKFYHGPDFERLILEDRVGGGDGFASGFAYAFLAGKSPQEAVNLGTAHGALLQSTRGDTSQITLKELEHVAAGGGARIVR; encoded by the coding sequence ATGGCGCTGAACATTCGCAATGCATCGGACTGTGAACTGGACCTGGTGTCGCTTGGTGAGTGCATGGTGCGTCTGAGCCCGCCTGGGGCGGGGCGTATCGAGTTCGCCAACCTCATGGAGGTGTGGGTCGGCGGGGGCGAGTACAACGTCGCCTACGCGCTGTCGCGGCTGGGGCTGCGGACCGGGTGGGTCGGCGGGCTGGTGGACAACCCGGTGGGCAAGATCATCCTCAACCACGCCAATTCGCAGAATCTGGATACGCAGCATGTGGTGACGCTGCCTTACGACGGCGTCGGCCGGGACGCCCGCATCGGGCTGAACTTCACCGAGGTGGGCGTGGGCCCGCGGTCGGCGGTGACGCTATACGACCGCGGCCACTCGGCGACAAGCAAGATGAAGCCCGGCGATGTCGACTGGAAAAAGCTGTTCAAAGACCGCGGCGTTCGCTGGCTGCACTCCGGCGGCATCTTCACCTGCCTCAGCGACTCGACCCGCCAGGTCGCGGCGGAGGCGCTCAAGGCCGCACACGATGCGGGCACGATCGTCTCCTACGACCTGAACTTCCGCGGCAAGCTGTGGTCCAGCGAAGAAGCGATCAAGACCACGAAGCCTCTCGTGCAGTACATCGACTGCCTCATCGGCAACGAGGAAGATTTCCAGAAAGTGCTCGGCTACGAGATCGAGGGCACGGACGAAAACCTCAAAGAATTGCCCATCGAAAGCTACAAAAAGATGGTCCGCCAGGTCGCGAAAGACTACCCGAACCTCAAGGTCATCGGCACGACCTTGCGCGAAGTCGTCTCGGCCAGCGAAAACAACTGGTCCGCCATCCTGTACTGGGCGGAAGACGACAAGTTCTATCACGGCCCGGACTTTGAACGGCTGATCCTCGAAGACCGCGTCGGCGGCGGCGACGGCTTCGCATCGGGCTTCGCCTACGCGTTCCTCGCTGGCAAGAGCCCGCAGGAAGCGGTGAACCTGGGCACGGCCCACGGTGCACTGCTGCAGAGCACACGCGGCGACACCAGCCAGATCACGCTCAAAGAACTCGAGCACGTCGCCGCCGGCGGCGGTGCACGCATCGTGCGGTGA
- a CDS encoding alpha-amylase family glycosyl hydrolase, whose translation MSRTTKRKLAGTGLADRDPWLEPHREKLHQRYQHLQRRLEQLGGMNNIRDEVSKGHTYFGLNRGEHEGKPGVWYREWAPGAQHLALIGDFNNWDRDANPMQRDEYGVWHLFLPDSEYADRLTHESLLKVHVVSEAGEHDRIPAYVRRVIQDPETHGFTAQYWQPPTPYRFKNKTPKLDAGLRIYEAHIGMATEESRVGSFNEFTENVLPRIANLGYNAIQLMAIQEHPYYGSFGYHVSSFFAVSSRFGTPDDLKKLIDTAHGLGIRVLLDVVHSHAVKNINEGLNRFDGTDHQYFHGGPRGEHPAWDSKLFDYNKYEVNRFLLSNVRYWLDEFKFDGFRFDGVTSMIYLDHGLGADFNSYDDYFGDNIDDDAVAYLQIANQLAQKLRPDVITISEDVSGMVGMARPVKEGGLGFDYRLAMGVPDNWIKLLKEKQDEDWNLNQIYHILMNRRHDEKHVGYAESHDQALVGDKTIAFWLMDKEMYWHMGKASDNIVIDRGIALHKIIRLLSFSLAGEAWLNFIGNEFGHPEWVDFPREGNGFSYQHARRQWSLADNEELRYSDLNEFDRAMQQLDKQFAILPDKFIEQLAVNEDDKVLIYRRGPLVFAVNLHPTRSYTDYRIPVPDSADYKLVLDTDASAFGGHARLQADAVYPKQDVEMFGRSQSVQLYLPTRTAQVIAPVT comes from the coding sequence TTGTCACGCACCACCAAGCGCAAACTCGCCGGCACCGGCCTCGCCGACCGCGATCCCTGGCTGGAGCCGCATCGCGAAAAGCTCCACCAACGCTATCAACACCTCCAGCGCCGCCTCGAACAGCTCGGCGGGATGAACAATATCCGCGACGAAGTCAGCAAGGGTCATACCTACTTCGGCCTCAACCGCGGCGAGCATGAAGGCAAGCCCGGCGTCTGGTATCGCGAGTGGGCGCCCGGCGCACAACATCTCGCCCTCATCGGCGATTTCAACAACTGGGACCGCGACGCCAACCCGATGCAGCGCGACGAATACGGCGTCTGGCATCTTTTTCTGCCTGACAGCGAATACGCTGACCGCCTCACCCACGAAAGCCTGCTCAAGGTCCACGTCGTCTCCGAGGCCGGCGAGCACGACCGCATCCCCGCCTACGTCCGCCGTGTCATCCAGGACCCCGAAACGCACGGCTTCACCGCCCAATACTGGCAACCGCCCACCCCCTACCGCTTCAAAAACAAAACCCCCAAGCTCGACGCCGGCCTGCGCATCTACGAAGCACATATCGGCATGGCCACCGAAGAATCACGCGTCGGCTCGTTCAACGAATTCACAGAAAACGTCCTGCCCCGCATCGCCAACCTCGGCTACAACGCCATCCAGCTCATGGCGATCCAGGAGCACCCCTACTACGGCTCGTTCGGCTACCACGTCTCCAGCTTCTTCGCGGTCTCGTCACGATTCGGCACGCCAGACGACCTGAAAAAACTCATCGACACCGCACACGGCCTTGGCATCCGCGTCCTGCTCGACGTCGTCCATTCCCACGCCGTCAAAAACATCAACGAAGGGCTCAACCGCTTCGACGGCACGGACCACCAGTATTTCCACGGCGGGCCGCGCGGTGAACACCCCGCATGGGACTCCAAGCTCTTCGACTACAACAAGTACGAAGTCAATCGATTCCTCCTTTCCAACGTCCGCTACTGGCTCGACGAATTCAAGTTCGATGGCTTCCGCTTCGACGGCGTCACGAGCATGATTTACCTCGACCACGGCCTCGGCGCTGACTTCAACAGCTACGACGACTACTTCGGCGACAACATCGACGACGACGCTGTCGCTTACCTCCAGATCGCCAACCAGCTCGCCCAGAAGCTGCGCCCCGACGTCATCACCATCTCTGAAGACGTCTCCGGCATGGTGGGCATGGCTCGCCCCGTCAAAGAAGGCGGCCTCGGCTTCGACTACCGCCTGGCCATGGGCGTGCCCGACAACTGGATCAAGCTGCTGAAAGAAAAGCAGGATGAGGACTGGAATCTCAACCAGATTTACCACATCCTCATGAACCGCCGACACGACGAAAAACACGTCGGCTACGCGGAAAGTCATGACCAGGCACTCGTCGGCGACAAGACGATCGCCTTCTGGCTCATGGACAAAGAGATGTACTGGCATATGGGCAAGGCCAGCGACAACATCGTCATCGACCGCGGCATCGCGCTGCACAAGATCATCCGCTTGCTGAGCTTTTCCCTCGCCGGCGAAGCCTGGCTGAATTTCATCGGCAACGAGTTCGGCCACCCCGAGTGGGTCGACTTCCCCCGCGAAGGCAACGGCTTTTCCTACCAGCATGCCCGCCGGCAGTGGTCGCTCGCGGACAATGAAGAGCTGCGCTATAGCGACCTCAACGAATTCGATCGTGCGATGCAGCAGCTCGACAAGCAGTTCGCCATCCTGCCTGACAAGTTCATCGAACAGCTCGCTGTCAACGAAGACGACAAAGTCCTCATTTATCGTCGCGGCCCGCTGGTGTTCGCGGTGAATCTGCATCCGACGCGGTCGTACACAGACTACCGCATCCCCGTGCCCGACTCGGCCGACTACAAGCTCGTGCTCGACACGGATGCGTCAGCCTTCGGCGGCCATGCTCGCCTCCAAGCCGACGCGGTCTATCCGAAGCAGGACGTCGAGATGTTCGGCCGATCGCAGTCGGTCCAACTCTATCTGCCGACCCGCACCGCCCAGGTGATCGCCCCGGTGACCTGA
- a CDS encoding YsnF/AvaK domain-containing protein has product MAINIIGLFDSADRARTVRDELLQAGFDRSEVTLSQQGGEAGRAAEEPSFWDQVKEMLGMEEASYYEEGSRRGGTIVSVNTSEDREQAAVDIIERHRPMDVDVEAERWRQEGWAGSPPSGQGQQQTGKHKQQSKEQGEQSVPLPEEELRVGKRRVTKGGVRVYTRVTEHPVQKDVELTDENVDVHRREVDKPAGKDAFRERTIEAEETREEPVVEKEARTREEIVLDKDKKKHTETVEDTVRRTEAEIEGGGVGEGASDQAYQFGKELANDTRYSGRAFETIEPEAREAFERRNIGDWSRDRDKVRQAYERSRAA; this is encoded by the coding sequence ATGGCGATTAACATTATTGGATTGTTTGACTCGGCCGACCGTGCCCGGACCGTGCGCGACGAATTGTTGCAGGCCGGCTTTGACCGCAGCGAAGTGACGCTGTCGCAGCAAGGCGGCGAAGCGGGCCGAGCGGCGGAAGAGCCGAGCTTCTGGGACCAGGTCAAGGAAATGCTCGGCATGGAGGAAGCCTCCTATTACGAGGAAGGCTCGCGGCGAGGCGGGACGATCGTGTCAGTGAATACGAGCGAAGACCGCGAACAGGCCGCGGTGGACATTATCGAACGCCATCGGCCGATGGATGTGGATGTTGAAGCGGAGCGTTGGCGTCAGGAAGGCTGGGCCGGCTCGCCGCCGTCCGGACAGGGTCAACAACAGACGGGCAAACACAAACAGCAGAGCAAGGAGCAGGGCGAACAGAGCGTGCCGCTGCCCGAGGAAGAGCTTCGCGTGGGCAAGCGTCGCGTGACCAAGGGTGGTGTGCGCGTCTACACGCGTGTGACGGAGCATCCGGTGCAGAAGGATGTGGAGTTGACGGACGAGAATGTCGACGTGCATCGCCGGGAGGTGGACAAGCCGGCTGGTAAAGATGCGTTCCGCGAACGAACGATCGAAGCGGAAGAAACGCGCGAAGAGCCCGTGGTCGAAAAGGAAGCTCGCACGCGTGAGGAGATCGTGCTGGACAAAGATAAGAAGAAGCACACGGAGACGGTGGAGGACACGGTCCGCCGAACTGAGGCGGAAATCGAAGGCGGTGGGGTCGGCGAGGGCGCGTCGGACCAGGCGTATCAGTTCGGCAAGGAACTGGCGAACGATACGCGTTACAGCGGCCGAGCGTTTGAGACAATTGAGCCGGAAGCCCGCGAAGCGTTCGAGCGTCGCAACATCGGCGACTGGTCGCGCGACCGCGACAAGGTACGCCAGGCCTACGAGCGATCGCGCGCGGCGTGA
- a CDS encoding YsnF/AvaK domain-containing protein: MTQHDPIIVVGRGNMRGRIVAEHVGQRPADDRVMVRLDRGGQLSVHPHELRRQADGTYRLGMADEPSSTLAGEPHGERDQQRIELAEERLHVGKRRVEGKVRVHVSVEEREETVDVPLRQDVVRVERVPINREVESPPSVREEEGVLIVPVVEEVVEVNKKLMLREEVRLIREQTQSHQPQEVTLRREQAHVHREDDRGERSPGDGERSASRPEHDH; encoded by the coding sequence ATGACGCAGCATGATCCCATTATCGTGGTCGGCCGAGGCAACATGCGAGGGCGCATCGTCGCCGAGCACGTCGGCCAGCGGCCGGCTGACGATCGGGTGATGGTGCGACTCGACCGCGGCGGGCAGTTGAGTGTGCACCCGCACGAGCTTCGTCGGCAGGCGGACGGCACGTACCGATTGGGCATGGCGGACGAGCCATCGTCAACGTTGGCAGGCGAACCGCACGGCGAACGCGATCAGCAGCGCATCGAACTGGCAGAGGAACGGCTACACGTCGGCAAACGGCGGGTCGAGGGCAAGGTTCGCGTGCATGTGAGTGTGGAGGAGCGGGAAGAAACGGTGGACGTACCGCTACGACAGGATGTGGTGCGCGTTGAACGTGTGCCGATCAATCGCGAGGTGGAAAGCCCGCCGAGCGTGCGGGAAGAGGAAGGCGTGTTGATCGTGCCGGTGGTGGAAGAAGTGGTGGAAGTGAACAAGAAACTGATGCTGCGCGAAGAGGTTCGTTTGATCCGCGAGCAGACGCAGTCACACCAGCCGCAGGAGGTGACGTTGCGCCGCGAACAGGCGCATGTACATCGCGAGGACGACCGGGGCGAGCGATCGCCCGGCGACGGCGAACGGTCGGCCTCGCGTCCGGAACACGACCATTAA
- a CDS encoding 2-C-methyl-D-erythritol 4-phosphate cytidylyltransferase has product MKTAVILPAAGAGRRFNDDTQAGQASKVELELAGKPVFLRSIDLFLRRDEVSDVLLAVAPDKVDAFTARWGDTLRFHGVRIVPGGTVERWETVTKALAEVPAHCTHVAVHDAARPMASDALIDRIFTAAAKHDAVVPGLAVTSTLKRVEAAAVDDEPEADPLDAIFGDVGKPTQPTLQQVVETVPRAGLVAVQTPQVFTVDLLRRAYAPIIDGKLDPAGVTDDASLVEALGERVYVVEGDAGNMKLTRREDVPLFEAIIARRDADEQAERSRRALRG; this is encoded by the coding sequence ATGAAAACGGCAGTCATACTTCCGGCCGCGGGGGCGGGCCGACGGTTTAACGACGACACGCAGGCCGGGCAAGCTTCGAAGGTCGAGCTGGAATTGGCGGGTAAGCCGGTGTTCTTGCGGTCGATCGACCTGTTCCTGCGACGGGACGAGGTCAGTGACGTGTTGCTGGCGGTCGCACCAGACAAGGTGGACGCGTTCACAGCGCGGTGGGGCGATACGCTGCGGTTTCATGGCGTGCGGATCGTGCCCGGCGGCACGGTCGAGCGGTGGGAGACGGTCACGAAAGCGCTGGCGGAAGTGCCGGCCCATTGCACGCATGTTGCGGTGCACGACGCGGCTCGGCCGATGGCCAGCGATGCGCTGATTGATCGCATCTTCACCGCCGCGGCGAAGCATGACGCCGTCGTGCCGGGGCTGGCGGTGACGAGCACGCTCAAGCGTGTTGAGGCGGCGGCGGTCGATGACGAGCCGGAGGCCGACCCGTTGGACGCGATCTTCGGCGATGTTGGCAAGCCGACGCAGCCCACCTTGCAACAGGTCGTTGAGACCGTGCCACGGGCGGGGCTTGTCGCGGTGCAGACGCCGCAGGTTTTTACGGTCGACCTCCTCCGGCGGGCCTACGCGCCGATCATCGACGGCAAGCTCGACCCGGCCGGCGTGACGGACGACGCGAGCCTCGTCGAAGCATTGGGCGAGCGGGTGTACGTCGTCGAGGGCGACGCCGGCAACATGAAGCTGACGCGGCGGGAAGACGTGCCGCTGTTCGAAGCGATCATTGCCAGGCGTGACGCCGACGAACAGGCGGAGCGCAGCCGACGGGCGCTGCGCGGGTAA
- the sppA gene encoding signal peptide peptidase SppA: MMTYHFAYPRPSVRRLSGSLAWLALCLLAFTPTFADDAPDAPAPDAVPEAAPDEAPEAVQSRELVGWLELSGQLRDGPPPFAWVGEDEAGPSLQRVLRQLERVTTQDNYQGLVIYFDRPELSLTQINAISQGIRRVREAGKQVLTFAESYTMLDYLLAAQADMVLLQHRGAVELSGLSMEEIYLAGLLDKVGVKADVMQVGQFKGADEPLTRQAPSEAWDENISSLLDDLYDQLLDRIATGRELDRDEVEAILRDSWALSDRDYVERGVVDRLTDRDLLDVTEAQFGEQFAYDDLMGRRSQTSRQADNPFAFFRMLLQERRPTTRRDAIAVVRAVGPVTSGESSYGSGLFSSDAIGSRTIVKTLGEIRDNDDIKAAVVHINSPGGSALASEVIWQAMRDLAEHKPVFASIDGLAASGGYYIAAGADEVYVAPQSILGSIGVVGGKIVLGDLYEKVGLDVHRRSRGPLADMFNSVEPFTDEQRDAVRSGLERIYDQFIDRVEIGRGDRLADVEAVAEGRLFTGRQSVDNGLADELGGLGDAIAAAAQRAGLDEGQYDIIHLPPPMSLGQFIDDLFGVTAPTQQAALMRLGQQLLGPEAWGSVQSVMQGLMLLRDEPAVTLMPYVIIIR; encoded by the coding sequence ATGATGACATACCACTTTGCCTACCCACGCCCGAGCGTCCGCCGTCTGTCCGGTTCATTGGCATGGCTCGCCTTGTGCCTGCTCGCGTTTACGCCGACGTTTGCCGACGACGCTCCCGACGCACCTGCACCGGACGCCGTGCCTGAGGCAGCGCCCGACGAAGCGCCCGAGGCAGTGCAAAGTCGAGAACTGGTCGGCTGGCTGGAACTGTCCGGCCAACTGCGTGACGGCCCGCCGCCATTCGCCTGGGTTGGCGAAGATGAAGCAGGCCCATCGCTCCAACGCGTGCTTCGTCAACTCGAACGCGTCACCACGCAAGACAACTACCAGGGACTGGTGATCTACTTCGACCGCCCCGAACTGTCGCTGACGCAGATCAATGCGATCAGCCAGGGCATTCGTCGCGTGCGTGAAGCGGGTAAGCAGGTGCTCACCTTTGCCGAGTCCTACACGATGCTCGACTACCTGCTCGCTGCGCAGGCGGACATGGTGTTGTTGCAGCATCGCGGCGCGGTCGAGTTGTCCGGCCTGTCGATGGAAGAGATCTACCTCGCCGGCCTGCTGGACAAGGTCGGCGTCAAGGCCGACGTGATGCAGGTCGGCCAGTTCAAAGGCGCGGACGAGCCGCTCACCCGCCAGGCGCCCAGTGAAGCGTGGGATGAAAACATCAGTTCGCTGCTCGACGACCTTTACGACCAGTTGCTTGATCGCATCGCGACCGGCCGCGAGTTGGATCGCGATGAGGTCGAAGCGATCCTCCGTGACTCGTGGGCGCTGTCCGACCGCGACTACGTCGAACGCGGCGTGGTTGACCGCCTGACCGACCGCGACCTGCTCGACGTCACCGAAGCGCAGTTCGGCGAGCAGTTCGCTTACGACGACCTCATGGGTCGGCGGTCGCAGACGTCGCGACAGGCAGACAACCCGTTCGCGTTCTTCCGCATGTTGCTTCAAGAGCGTCGGCCAACGACGCGTCGCGACGCGATCGCCGTCGTGCGAGCCGTGGGCCCGGTGACCAGCGGCGAGTCGAGCTATGGCAGCGGCCTGTTCAGCTCTGACGCGATCGGTAGCCGAACGATTGTCAAAACACTTGGCGAAATTCGAGACAACGACGACATTAAGGCGGCCGTGGTGCACATCAACTCGCCCGGCGGCTCGGCGCTGGCCAGCGAGGTGATCTGGCAGGCGATGCGCGACCTGGCCGAGCATAAGCCTGTGTTCGCCAGCATCGACGGTCTCGCCGCGTCGGGCGGTTACTACATCGCCGCCGGTGCGGACGAGGTATACGTTGCGCCGCAATCAATCCTCGGCTCGATCGGTGTGGTCGGCGGCAAGATCGTGCTCGGCGATCTCTATGAAAAAGTGGGGCTGGACGTGCACCGCCGCAGTCGCGGGCCGTTGGCGGACATGTTCAATAGTGTCGAGCCGTTTACCGATGAGCAGCGCGACGCGGTGCGATCGGGGCTGGAGCGGATCTACGATCAGTTCATCGACCGCGTTGAGATCGGCCGGGGCGATCGCCTGGCCGACGTCGAAGCGGTCGCGGAAGGTCGGCTGTTCACGGGTCGACAGTCGGTCGACAACGGCCTGGCTGACGAGCTTGGCGGGCTCGGCGACGCCATCGCCGCCGCTGCGCAACGGGCCGGGCTCGACGAAGGGCAGTACGACATCATTCACCTGCCGCCGCCGATGAGCCTTGGCCAGTTCATCGACGATCTGTTCGGCGTGACCGCGCCGACGCAGCAGGCCGCGCTAATGCGACTCGGCCAGCAACTGCTCGGCCCCGAGGCGTGGGGCTCGGTGCAGTCGGTGATGCAGGGGCTCATGCTGTTGCGCGACGAGCCGGCGGTGACGCTGATGCCCTACGTCATCATCATTCGTTAA
- a CDS encoding redoxin domain-containing protein has product MLSKTKTWTGLTAIAAATALAFSAAPAFAEDGPKAVVGESAPQFELPDLDGEHHSLSDYEGQIVVLHWQGIECPWEIDQYQTILSGIYRDYQSHTDDEGNQRIVFLSINSNHTEPVEAIREYVEQWDVPYPTLKDEGNEIADIYGARTTPHIFIIDEEQTLRYKGHPETTPVALADVGQGEDQYLVDALDALLAGEEIEVTDTVSRGCSIKRVSR; this is encoded by the coding sequence ATGCTAAGCAAGACCAAGACATGGACAGGCCTCACAGCAATCGCAGCAGCAACCGCGCTGGCCTTCAGCGCAGCGCCCGCCTTCGCGGAAGACGGACCCAAGGCCGTCGTCGGCGAAAGCGCACCGCAATTCGAACTGCCTGACCTCGACGGCGAACATCACAGCCTCAGCGACTACGAAGGGCAGATCGTCGTGCTTCATTGGCAGGGCATCGAATGCCCGTGGGAGATTGACCAGTATCAGACGATCCTGTCGGGCATCTACCGCGACTACCAGTCGCACACCGATGACGAAGGCAATCAGCGCATCGTCTTCCTCAGCATCAACTCCAACCACACCGAGCCGGTCGAAGCCATCCGCGAGTACGTCGAACAATGGGACGTGCCTTACCCCACGCTCAAGGATGAAGGTAACGAAATCGCTGACATCTACGGCGCTCGCACGACGCCGCACATCTTCATCATCGATGAAGAGCAGACCCTTCGCTACAAGGGCCACCCCGAAACCACCCCCGTCGCCCTCGCCGACGTCGGCCAGGGTGAAGATCAGTATCTCGTCGATGCCCTCGACGCACTGCTCGCCGGCGAAGAAATCGAAGTGACCGATACGGTCAGCCGAGGTTGCAGCATCAAGCGCGTGAGTCGCTGA